The following proteins are encoded in a genomic region of Vulpes vulpes isolate BD-2025 chromosome X, VulVul3, whole genome shotgun sequence:
- the LOC112912734 gene encoding melanoma-associated antigen 8-like yields the protein MPLGKSSDPWKQGEDLEEAQRLVDAQLSGAEEEEEGEMEAPTPPSTPSPPYHLSHLSLSSSSCSSSSSPSLSFSGMVFGPPDEGSVAPGALSAPQGSQSAEPSPSGGAAGGLGQPEPPGPSGPGEVGDEEHLVEGSFHMKSAALVMFLLLKYRTKQPTSKAEMLEVFSPAYQDDFPAILSQASTCLRQVFGLDVIEVDPSEHSYVLNPILGLTWDGMLSDQWGLPKTGLLGLVLGLILLQDGCVPEEEMWEALGFMGVYDGQEHIVYGEPRDLLTNVWVQEGYLERRQVAGSDPACFEFLWGPRASEETSKLQVMNYMLQAGCNNLGSSLVL from the coding sequence ATGCCCCTAGGGAAGAGCAGCGATCCttggaagcagggagaagacCTAGAGGAGGCCCAGCGCCTGGTGGATGCCCAGCTGtctggggctgaggaggaggaggaaggggagatggAGGCTCCAACTCCCCCCTCTACGCCATCTCCCCCATACCACCTATCTCATCTCTCtctatcctcctcctcctgctcctcctcgtCTTCCCCTTCCTTGTCCTTCTCTGGCATGGTCTTTGGCCCCCCAGATGAGGGGTCTGTTGCTCCCGGGGCCCTGAGTGCTCCCCAGGGCTCTCAAAGTGCTGAACCCTCCCCGAGTGGTGGGGCAGCTGGTGGCCTTGGCCAGCCCGAGCCTCCTGGCCCCAGCGGCCCAGGGGAGGTGGGAGATGAGGAGCACTTGGTGGAGGGCAGTTTCCACATGAAGTCGGCTGCGCTGGTGATGTTCCTACTCCTCAAGTATCGCACCAAGCAGCCCACCAGCAAGGCAGAGATGCTGGAGGTCTTCTCCCCAGCATACCAGGACGACTTCCCCGCCATCTTGAGCCAAGCGTCCACCTGCTTGAGGCAGGTCTTTGGCCTAGACGTGATTGAAGTGGATCCCAGCGAGCACTCCTACGTCCTCAACCccatcctgggcctcacctgggatGGGATGCTGAGCGATCAGTGGGGTCTGCCCAAGACCGGCCTcctggggctggtcctggggtTGATCCTACTGCAGGACGGATGTGTCCCCGAGGAGGAGATGTGGGAGGCTCTCGGATTCATGGGGGTGTACGATGGCCAAGAGCACATCGtctatggggagcccagggacCTCCTCACCAACGTCTGGGTGCAGGAAGGCTACCTGGAGCGCCGGCAGGTGGCGGGCAGCGACCCTGCCTGCTTTGAGttcctgtgggggcccagggcctccgAGGAAACCAGCAAGTTGCAGGTCATGAACTACATGCTCCAGGCTGGTTGCAACAACCTGGGGTCCTCCCTGGTCCTGTGA